Genomic DNA from Nicotiana tabacum cultivar K326 chromosome 21, ASM71507v2, whole genome shotgun sequence:
TGTTCTATAGTTCCACCAAAGCTTGGCAAACATTACCTTAGACACATCATGTAAGGATCTAAAGACAAGACCTCCCTTACTTTTAGGCAGACATAAATTATCCCATGAAGCCCAATGTCTAGCCTTTCCATTGCCTAAATTGCTCTACTAAAACCTAGCAAAATCTTATGTAACTGATTGATCATATATGCTGATGGGTTAACAACTGACAAAAGATGAATTGGCATGCTCTCTAGCACATGTGCAATCAAGACTGCCCTACCACCAATTGATAGTAGCTTACCCTTCCATGATGATAATCTCTCATGTAATTTGAAGATGATGACCTTGTAGAAATCTTTCTGCTTCATGCTGTAAAATATAGGGCATCCCAAATATGTGAATGGAAAGGGATGTCTTTGAAACTTAGTAATCAAATGGACTGTGTTAGCTTCATCTGCAGGTACATCTTCATGCATATAAAAGAAAGGTTTTTCTTTGTTGATCTTTTGACCTGAAGCTGTCTCATATTCCTCCAATACATTCATGATAAGCTAAACTGCCCCATAATGAGAAGAACAGAAAATAATTATGTCATCTGCATAGGATAAGTAGTTGATGTTTTGACTCCACTTTGGCATACCAAATCCTATGAAATTAGGATTGTCAAACAAGGCATCCAAGGCTCTCCCAAGCACTTCAACTGCTAGAATGAATAATGTAGGAGAGAGAGGATCACCTTGCTTAACTCCCCTTGAAGATTTTAGGAAGCCATTGTCCTGCCCATTCAAGAGAATTGAGTACCAATTGTTAGACACTAATCTAAAGATCATGTCAATGAACACCTCTCCAAATCCCATTTGTCTCAGCACCTTTGTCAAAAACAACCACAAGACTCTATCATAAGCCTTTGCCATGTCCAATTTGATTACCACATTAGATGGCTTCCCTCTCAATCTAATATGAGTTATGATCTCTTGAGTTAATTAGATAATATCCACTATGCTCCTTCATTTGACAAAACCTGCCTGATTCGGAGAGATTAAAGAAGGCAGTAGATCTACTAACCTCTCATGAACAACTCTGGATAtgattttgttggaaaaattgcTCAAACTGATTGGCCTCAAATCAGAAAATGTAGCTACATTCTTCTTCTTGGGAAGCAATACAAGATTTGCCATTCATGTTAGCATAAGCAGAATGAATTCCTAGCTTTCTTCTATACTCCTCCAGCTTGTTAATGTCTTGCCAAGGTTTAATCAATCTAATCAAGTAAAAGTTGTACTTTCTATGTAGGTTAAACAACCTATTGAAAGCTTTCTGTGTGTTAATAGACCTCACATTCCAAACTAGAGCATTATCCATCAAATTATTTGGAATTAGAGATCACAATCCTCTTTGGttgtgtaaggccccgtgaaatgtTTCATGAAAACCGGGATTCCGCGATGCCGGGGTAGGCACaaaggttaataatagtagaattTCATGGCCCATTATGCGAGATAGgcttttgggccatttttgatgtcaatttcgcggcccattatgcgaccgcaaaagaATTTTACGGGCCGCACTCCGATCGCATATCCAGCTTTGAGATTTTACGGAGAGAGGTTCTGCGGCgtattatgcgaccacagaacaggtCTGCCGCCCGCAGACCTAGACAAATGTTTCCTATTTTTTTGacaccaaattgtgcggccgatatgcggaccgcatatccattaggcggtcgcatatgcgacggCAGATCCTAtctcggagcttcatttttgggatttttaaactCGACCCTATCTCATTAAAACAGATGCCATAGTCCATTTTGAGCATATTCCTGATATtcttagagtgagaaagagttcttagagtgggggagtaaccttcaacctattatccatcaattcttgctcaattaTTGAGCATTAACAAAGAAGTCTTCActctaaaggtaagaatctatgacctaactcttaatttcgaaaatctaCTGAAAAGGGAGTAATTAGAAAGACAATTATTGGGTGTAGGGGTTGttttcttgcatgcatgtgttatcaaagaatgtgggaaggttgtgagatAAAAATGGTAAAGAGTGGGTTgagggatgatggaatcctccataaaaagaccttgaaaccttaatgcacacctagtgcttgataatatgctcaaatgatctagaatcatgaccatcttcctaattttggttcaacttgttatatttctaaaatagaacGAAATTGATAAGAATTTCGGAACGTTTAgagtttaaaggaagctcaattgaggtatgtgggctaaacccccttcttcttagaatcaacTCCCacagtgttcatgtaattggtgtaagtcccaaattgatcattatataattggctattcctaatgtgttcGTGTTGAAGGgtgtatgttcaatatttatccTAAATgattcatcatgtcatcttgccatttgaggatgtgttcaaaatgtggaatatgtgctagaaatgttaagacttgaagtcaagatcgaaataaaggttgttatgccaacttgtatgaaaagcctctatgtgcctaaaattcccaaattgcccgtatgtgaatttaatgtcttgaatggaaagccttattgttgttgataatgataatgatgcttgaatgtggaaaaagggaactggaattatgaaatacggccaaatGCCAAGAATGACTTaacaattgtggccactagtgccaataaatttaaaggatatgaaagaagtatgatgtgagatgattgactgaaaaaggtaatgtcttgggtgagacggcctagccgattggaccgtgatcggatgccatgccacaCACAAAGTGGTGACtgtgctggaaatgataattgaaattgtggttatggttgatgtctcaaatgagacgacctagccgatcgggtcgtgatcggacttcgtgtaagaatacggtggtattgtgaattatggtatatcggcactaaagatcacccaacctaataatatggaaattgacttgaaaacttatgtgatccttaacttgatgttttagtattatttgaagctcttattgaattcttgaatgttcccccttgtattattattcattctattgagatggtgtttagttttacatactagtactattcgacagtactaacgtccattttgccgggggcgctgcatctttaaatagatgtaggtggttccatataAGGCAGTGTCgatcagcgatagtggtacatcctcttcTCAACAGACTTGATGAGCCCCACTTTATCCTGGGGTCacgtattgtatcttttgttcatattattatcacgtctcgaggtatagccggggccttattgccggcactatcataacactcttttgtatattttagaggctctatagacactatgtgggttgtacatgggtgctagaaaagtcaaacagattatgttgtgttttgatctctTGTTTTACTCGAATTATAAGAATGTGTGTATTTTTGGACTTTAAAATGATGTAACCAATGAGACGATTTAGTATTGTATATATGACCTTCCTactatataattaatgaaatcatgtcttctcttgatcaatggtgagttgggtagaaagtatctacaggcttgctcgaccgggttcactcgattAAGCGTCGGTTGCTCTTCCCgaagttggggcgtgacaggTTGCACCCTTAAAGGTACACTATCTTTGTTGTCTTTCTTTTGCCTCCTTGGGGGTTTTCCAGCTAATTTCTTTGTGTTAACATTCTTAGGTGAGATGTCTCCAACTCTAGCTACTTGTTGAAAGTTTGCATCTATCGATTCTTCTTGATAATCTTCACCCAAATCCTCTTGATCTCCTTTGTCATCATCTATCACTTGAAGAGATAACAAGTTTGGTTCATGGTTTTTGGAAATCATTCCAAGCTCCTTTTGACCCCTGTTGTTAATAAGAACTCCCTTTACCAATATTCCATTAGTGACACTAAATGTTTTTCCAGCTAACAGTCCAGGACCATCTATTGTAGGTGTAGCAATTTGAATTGTTTTATTGTTATGCCTAGTTTCAGAAATTCCCTTCCTAGATAGCAAATCAATTTGATCATGAGCCCTGTTTGTAGATTCCTTTAACACACCAACATTGAGCTCCTTAACACGCATAGCCTCCTGAATCGCTTTGAACTGCAGGGGATACACATCACCCAAATTAGGATTCTCAGAAAGCACGAGTTTCCCAATATTTACTGTTCCATTTAGATCAATAGTCATTCCTTGAGCTGTTTATTGATTTGCCATCACTGTATCCTTTGAAGTATTTACATCACCATTGTAAACCTTTCCTTggcccaaaatctccaccaaGACACTTCTAGACTAATCAAGCACTTGAACAGTTTCTGTAGGAGTTACTATTCCATTTGTTTTGTTCCTAGCTAAAGCTTTTCCAACTGGTCCAATTGTGTTACAAGCTTCTTTATATGTTCCCTGATCTTCTCCAATCACCGGATTAGGTAATGATTGGTTTTTCCCTTCTCCAACTTCAACCCTACTTTCTGAATTTCTAGGATTTATTGTAGATATTGGGCTTACAACAATTGTTGCTTTAGCAAGAACGCCGCCTCTTTCTTCCTTGCTTCTGGTACTAATATTTGTGGTATTTTGAGCCTCCATAAAATCCACTTCATCACTCCATAACATTCTATCAGAACTCACTTCAATGTTAACTTCATTCCCCTTTGAATCATCATAGGTTTACGATGTGATTTCATGACATTCAAATCCATCTCTCTCAATTCATCTTTATTCGTGCCAAACCTTATATGGACCCACTCAATCGTGGATTCCTTTTTGTTTGCCTCCTCAATCCCAATCCCAACATCAGTAGGACTAGAAATTTGATTTGCCGGATTTTGCACTCCTGCCTTATTTGGAGTATCTTTCCCAGAAGATGTAGAATTCACCTTCTTTGCCCCAGTCTTCTCATTGTTTAACAACTTTTCCAAAGCttccttctttatttgtttttgtaCATCAATCTCACATTCTTCTAACCAGGCAAACTTATTATTAGTTTTCACTGGAACATTAGATTTTGCTTTTCCAACATCATCAACTTTTCCAGTTAACTCCCTGCCTttcttctccttcaactcctgaGTATTCGTAACATCTCCACTCCCAGCCTCATCAATTATATACCCTATATTGTCCCTTTGATACTTATTCTTCCTCCTTTGCATCCATTTATTCCTTGTAGCATTTGGCACTGGATTGCTCAATACTTTTCCACTTGTTAGGACCTTGGTAGAAGCTGCAACACTTCCAACAACATATCTTTGCATAATAATGTTCTTCTCCTTGCCTTGATCATTATCTTCTTCATTTAATTTTTTGTGAAGCTCTGGATGAATAACCCAGCATTCACTCTCGTTATGGCCTTGTTTCTTTCAAGTTTTGTAGTATTTAGGCATATAGTCATACTTGATCTTCACCCATTTTGATTTCTCAGGGCcactttcatcttcctcctcAATGATCTTAATACTTTGAGGCAGTGTTGCTAGTAAATTTACCTCAACTTTGACCTTTGCACAACTAGGTTTTGTGCCATCTTGAGTGGCCAGATCAACATGAAGTGGCCTACCAACTGCATTAGCTAATGAAAACACAAAGTCCTTATCAAAAACGTTGGGAGGAAGATACGGAAACAAAATCCACTCAATTGCAATGGGAGTTTCCTCGTTAGGTTTCCACCATGGGCTCCATTTAGTGCATCTCATCTACTATAAATCACTTTGAACCTTCAAATAAAAGGCTGGCTTGGACAACAAGTGAACATAATCCTCCATTAATGACAACTTGATCAAAACATGCGTATCCTCAATCAAGCCTATTGAACATGGGCCTCTTAATTCACATTGGATTGGTATAGCCTTTCTCAAGTCGTGTATCACAGGTTTTCCATAAGAGAATTTGCCCAGGACTGCTAGATGTAATCCTTGCTACAATATAGATGGTTTAACCTTAGGTTTCTTCCATCTCACCATTGGTTCTCCATGCAGATACTCGACGGGTTTTAGGTTGACAGTGTTTACGTGCATGGGGGCATTTAATGTTTGGGGCTGGAGGAGTTTTGCGTAGTTTGTGATTGTAGTAGGGTTTTTAGATGTTTGGGGAAGCTGTTTAGGGTTGTCTGACGACTGACCAACCTCCATTAGAGGCTGGCCAGTGGCTGGCGAGGCCATGAAAGCtagtttttttaaagcaaatatacCACTAGGTAGGTTGCCtagtggctaatatataaataaaatctcaaaattggGTCCAAATCTTACAAGATGTCCAACACTAAATACAAGATGCACAAAACAACTAGCTACTAGTCGTATCAAATATCTAAGAACTAAGGAACTAGCTATTACAAAATGATAAGCTGAATGCTTCATTCTCCAGTCAGTGTATGTGAATCCAATAGCCAGGGGAAAATACCAAGTAGCACCTATCAAACTCTCACCAGGCACCAGAGTATGCATTCCATTGAAAATGGACAAGGCTAGCATGAATTTCAAACATCTACACCATTGAATTGAAGCAAGAAAGATCTTCTAACCATCAATGTTGCTTCAGAATGAACAACTCCATATAGCTTTCCAGTTCAAAATAAGGTAGCATACTGAGTTTGTCCAAATAATCTAATAATTAACCTGCTCACTTAGCAAGCATAGTATGTATTCTGCATTATCATCTCCAGGCTGAGTATGGGCACACACTAATACCACTGGAAAATGATAACACAATACccaatataaaaatgaaagcagtAGGTATCACATGAGTTGTGAAACTTCAGTGCATTTTGTAGGAACTGTCGAACCTTATTCACAGAAAGAGACCAAGGTGTAGTAATAGCTTCATGTATGAATTTGAACCAAACAATTGTAATGTGCAATGTGATACCTTGTAAGCTTATTAAAAATACTACCTGAAGCATGCAAGTAGAAACCATGCTGAATACTGCTAAACCACCCACAGGATGAGCATGATAACATGCTAATACCATTGGTAAGCCATTCAACATTATCCAGAAACACACCAGACAATAGCATGAGGCAAGTTCAGGTAGTGTATAACCTAATGTGTTCATCAGTCAGGATCTTTTCTCTTGGCAATCCTAATACTAAGGTTAGGAATTTGAGATTTGTCCATgtttatcaatatttttatttcaattggcAGTTCATGGAATGAGTGAAATGTGATTGTACTTGCAAAAGAGAAAACTAGGTTAGCTAAAATATTTGCAACAGTGTTGCCCTCCCTTAGAACATGCTGAAAGAGCACATTATATGtactatttatcttcttaatcttcCTCACTTCTGCTCTTATGCACCATGGAGTTTCCCATTCATCATTAATAATCTTACTCATCACCAAGGAATCAGTCTCCATAATCAAAGGATACAGCTGCCTTTCCACACAAAATGACAATCCCTCCATAATAGCCTTAGCTTCAGCTACTATATTAGTTGCCTCCCCTATCTCCTTTGCCTTAGCAAATACCAAGTTCCCATCTTGATATTGTACACAAAAGCCATATGAACTTGGACCCGGATTTCCCCTAGATGCTCCATCAGTATTGCACTTGAACCACCCCTCATGAGGTAGCTGCAATGTCACTCTCTTAGTCACTACATATGGCTTATAACCCTAAACAAAATCTGATCATTTCCGGCCACAATAGAGGTATTTTGGATAGCCATGGATATCTCACCCTAGTAAGAGAGTATAGAGTCTTGTTCACTTCATGTATCACCCTATTGCAAGACACTACACCACCATGTTTCATTGTATTCCTTCTCTTCCAAGGCTCCCAAATAATCACTGCTGGGGTATCTTGAAATAGTGGTTTGAGCTTAGGAAAACACTTTGCATTCCACCATGCTCTTATTACTTGATGAACCTGTACCAAATTGATCACCAAACCTGTAGCTTGAAGGAAAGTTTTCCATACCTTGGATGCAGTATCACTCGTCAAGAACAAATGTTGAAATGAATCCTCATGTGTTTGTGAGTAGCACCAACATTTAGACACTACCATGTATCTACCTCTCCTCCAAAAGTCATTAGTAGGCACCTTCCCTttccacactctccataagaaaaaagaaattttaaaggGTAAGCCCGTAGTCCACAACTTGCCACATTCAGGATTGATTGGCTCCCTATGTCTCAAAATTATCCATGCACTACTAACAGTAAACCTACATGAAGATGTAGGAATCCATCTTGGAGTATCTCGGTAGTCATCAGTATTAGCAAAATGCACTTCTTGTCTAATATGATCTGCAATGTCCAGTGAGAAGGACTAATCCAAAAGTTGATCATTCCAGCCTTCTTCATCTCTCAAATCAGTGACCTCTTGTAATTCTTCATTGATTAGAAATTCTGGAGGTACTACATGATACAAATCCCCTAAGACGGTCCAGTTCTCATGTTACACATTGGTCGACCCCCTATTCATTTCCCATATGATTTCATGCTCCATTTCCTCTCTTGCTTCTAACATCTTCCTCCAAACATGAGAGTCTTCCCTAAATTGAACTATAGTTGGTAGTTCTTTTTTACAGTATTTATTCTACATAAAATTTGACCATAAGAATTTGGTAGTTCTAAACCTCCACTACAACTTAGCAAATACAGCTTTAGAGACATCAACCAAGGATCTAAAACCTACACCCCTCCTCCTTAGGCAGGCATAGGTTCTGCCACTTTGTCTAGTGTCTATACCTGCCTTCTTCCTTATTACTCCAGAAAAACCTAACAAAGGTTTTGTGTAAGTGTTCAAGCACATTATTTAGTGGATCAAGTATAGAAAGAATGTGAGTGGGCATACTTTCCAAAACACTAGAAATCAGTGTAGATTTCCCCCCATAGGACAATAACTTTCCCTTCCAAGAATGCAGCTTtcccttcaccatttttatcaagTCATTATAGTACTCCTTCCTTCTTCTTGTGTAAAATATTGGGCAGCCAAGATATGAAAAAGGGAATTCACCCTTTGAGAAACCAGTGATAGTTCCTACTGTATTCACCAAATCACTAGCTACATTAGC
This window encodes:
- the LOC142175293 gene encoding uncharacterized protein LOC142175293 — protein: MNVLEEYETASGQKINKEKPFFYMHEDVPADEANTVHLITKFQRHPFPFTYLGCPIFYSMKQKDFYKVIIFKLHERLSSWKGKLLSIGGRAVLIAHVLESMPIHLLSVVNPSAYMINQLHKILLGPDHLCDESIKHVEDVVENGTWNEVLLR